A segment of the Cotesia glomerata isolate CgM1 linkage group LG2, MPM_Cglom_v2.3, whole genome shotgun sequence genome:
ttgagaattttttaattttctttaaaaagcaaattttgtttcaaaaaattgcttttttaatttgttaaaatttcttcgtcaattttaaaaaaaatttttgtcataatttatttgttacaaaaatttaaaaaatggtcaaatatctgctaaattaattttttttttaattttattattattatttaattttttttttccccttCAGGCgtaaagcgtcaattttcctcgctgcgctaaacgaaaatgccgctttccgcctccgtagaggaaaaaaatagtatacactcctcgggaactaaataagaaagcctcagatcacatatttgttgattattatgtttattacatgtgatctgagacattttttatttcactgccctagatgtgtaatatactattttaatttacaaaaattgtcagatatcATCTACTTTCCctggttaaaaatattgattgaaaaggattaaaaatgatgaaatttgaataCTTTCAATTCTTTTTCATGTATATACAGATATACAGTTTACATGGAGTGACTGATtcccaatacttttcaatcaatatttttaatcagggttcagttttattttattttacaggatcgagatttttaattataaaaatattactaaccaaaataatttgtctggctgaaaaatttattaaattgaatattttattctaagacaatttttttttcaaagttttatttgctttgaaaattacaattttgttACAATAATTGGCAGCaaatattaacttaaaaaatagccATAATTgatttctgtttttttttttataaaaataaaaagaaaaacttaaatttaacaCTAAGTCTCCTCGATTGGAGCAGCtgatgtcaataatttttatttcagaatcTTAGAACTAGCTTATTTAGTTATAATAAcaatctaattttaatttctaaatatgcaacgtcaaaaaatatttcttttttaaaaccaCTTGTTTCTAATTTATTCTAAGACAATAAACATACAAACTTATATTCACATATTTTTATCTGGAAGTGTTTTAAAAAGGATTGGAAGTTAAGAGAAGAGCACCAAGGTCCTGTGGCGCAACGGATAACGCGTCTGACTACGGATCAGAAGATTCCAGGTTCGAATCCTGGCAggatcgactttatttttattttttctcatcttaaaatcattgttattatttatttatacagctttaaatttttaactcctACAACTCTGAAGAATTAAATGAACCATatgttaaacaaatattttatttgttagtaAAGCTGTATGTACACATACGTGTACTTTCACTGGAGACTAGTGGAGACATCATGTACGAGGGATAGAAATATTAAGACCTTACCAACGCATAGCTCAACATTACAATACACAGTGAGTTGTGATATTCTGACGCAAgcatttttttgtcaaaattacaagaaacaagcagttaaaaaattaataatgaccGACGTAATAGCCGGCGTTGAAAATCTTGACATCAAGGGTGAAAAGGCatgagttaaaaatttttttaatatttaactatttactTTGATGCTAATACTGTGTACGCAGTACACAAATGTTGAGCATATTGCGGTATCGAGGTTTTATTCAGCGGGGTGTTAAGTACTCCAACTATTGGGTTCGTTctaataaaatagtttattatttattcagtttcctgtgaattttaaaaataagttcctgagatttgtttatttttttcaccagTTTGTTGATTTAATTACATTGTTATAATAATCTTAGATCAATAGTCTGACGTAACCTCAAACGTAATTGCCGCCTGTAAACGAACATGTGACTTTTGTTGtagataataatataaaaataattgcatactatttaattaactaatttgttattttttttaggccAGAATGAAAGCTAAGAAGGAAAAAGCTGCAGAGAAGAGTAACCTGTCGGAGCTTAACCCATGGCCCTCATACATTCAGGTACAtatacaataattaacattcttagatattatgataataaaaatgaatgttTAATAGACGTCTTAgctttgttttttaaaataaaagtcattaagaaaagaattatttaaaaatgtagagcctaaaaatttattacactgAAATGAACAAACATTTGatgatttttcgatttttttttaaattaagctagaaaattatttttataaagtcaTACAGTAGAACCTCTATAACTCGAACTCCAAGGGAGAggcaaaaaaattcgagtaatttaattatctatcgaagagcgaagcgtttttttttcaaaattttatcttattcatGAGCAAAACTcatttgaaaatcaactatcaaccgctcttaaatctttaatgtattagatttaaatttgttatttattagacattattttaatgatcaaGATTGAAtaagtacactgatagaaggatttatttgtattaaaaaaatatttgttaatagttaacaaatcatttattagagaccattttttagtatcaaacaaatatttcttagtatttaaaatgatttgtttgtatttaataaatctgatattcatttattaaatattaataaatctttttaaatactaagaaatatttgttaaggactaaaaagtggtctctaataaatgatttgttaaatattaacaaatatttttaactataaacaaatccttttatcagcgTAATTGAAAACTTCTTTTTTGAAGACTTGTAAGCTACTCGAATTTACAATTTCTCGTGGGAGTTCTTcccaaattatttatttatttatttatttattaggcaaattatggcaaaaaacacgccgaaattttaaaaaattaaaaattaaattttttaaaaataatttttgggaagAAATTCGTTtgtcaaaaaactttttaaattgttataaatataactgctaactttaatgtcataaatatattaataggaatttttatagaattaaattaatttactgaaaaaaatgttacattattatattttctaattaattttctttattaataatattattaattatttataattttattaaataatatcgacggtctaattagcaatttgtctaactccttattttttagagggtgattttttaacattttgatgtagtaataatccaattataaattatttgaatgattcaaacctaaatattatatttctattagataataatgatattaaatggttttttaaagtgataataaattttgaattgtttttttcgtacaaatagaagattttctaaaataaagttagaCAGTTTGCTAATTAAAACGtcgatattattaataattttaaaattattacaaaaaattaaaaaaaaaaagtctacatggaaaaaatttgaaaaattatatgtacaattttttaaaaatcatttttttttaacaataacttgttttttagtttgtcaaaaataaattttgaaaaatgtcaaaactagtattaataatttaacaaaatttttatattttctaattaagattttttttctatgttttaatgaaacttttacttatttttcttaataattcaGGATCGTATAAAACTGTGGGATGAATTGAAAGCTAAATACGAAGCAGAGTTAGCATCCAAGCCAGTGGAAGACATAACAGTAACACTTCCTGATGGTAAACAAGTAACAGCCCAATCTTGGCGTACTACTCCGTATGACATTGCAAAGGGGATCAGCCAAGGACTTGCAGACAACACAGTAATAGCAAAGGTTAACAACGAACTGTGGGACCTTGACCGTCCTCTGGAGCGCGATTGCAAGTTAGAATTACTAAAATTCGACAGCCCAGATGGTCAGCAAGTATTTTGGCATTCCAGCGCTCACATCTTAGGCGAAGCTATGGAGCGTGTTTACGGAGGTTGTCTCTGTTACGGTCCACCAATCGAGAACGGTTTTTACTACGACATGCATCTTGGTGAAAAGGGAATTTCAAACCTGGATTTTCCATTCTTAGAATCTTTGTACAAGAACATTGTAAAGGAAAAGCAGCCTTTTGAGCGCCTGGAGATGACCAAGGAAGACTTGTTGAAGATGTTTGAGTACAACGAGTTCAAAGTCAGGATACTCAAAGAAAAAGTCCAGACTCCAAAAACTACTGTGTACAGATGCGGACCGTTGATTGATTTGTGTCGTGGTCCTCACATCAGACACACGGGTAAAGTCAAGGCGATTAAAGTAACCAAGAATTCATCAACTTACTGGGAAGGTAACGCTAACGCAGAGACTCTTCAGCGTGTTTATGGTATCAGTTTTCCGGACCCTAAACAGATGAAAGAATGGGAAAAGTTCCAAGAAGAAGCTGCTAAGAGAGATCACCGCAAGATTGGTAAAGAGCAAGAATTGTTTTTCTTCCACGAGCTATCTCCAGGCTCGTGTTTCTTCCAGCCTCGAGGTGCGCATATTTACAATACTCTTGCTGAATTTATAAGATCAGAGTATAAAAAACGAGGATTTCAAGAAGTTGTTACGCCTAATATTTATAACAGCAAACTGTGGCAGACTTCTGGACATTGGGAACACTATTCAGACAATATGTTTTCCTTTGAAGTAGAAAAGGAAACATTTGCATTGAAACCAATGAACTGTCCGGGACATTGTATGATTTTTGACGTTCGTAATCGCTCTTGGAGGGAACTTCCTCTGAGAATGGCTGACTTTGGTGTTCTCCATCGCAATGAACTGTCTGGAGCTCTTACGGGACTTACCAGAGTCCGGAGATTCCAGCAAGACGATGCGCATATCTTCTGCACGCATGAGCAAATCAGGGATGAAGTATTGGGAGCTCTTGAGTTCTTGAAATGCGTTTACACGGTCTTTGGGTTCACTTTCAACCTGTGCCTGTCTACGCGGCCGGAGAAGTACCTGGGGGATATTAAAGTTTGGGAACAAGCTGAGAAAGCTTTGTCGGACAGCTTAGATACTTTTGGAGAACCTTGGACGATTAATCCTCAAGACGGTGCGTTCTATGGACCGAAAATTGATATTACTATCATGGATGCTTTGAAGAGACCCCACCAGTGTGCTACGATTCAGTTAGATTTTCAACTTCCTATTCGGTTTGACTTGTCCTATGTTAAGTAAGTTGTTAGCATAGTTTTTTGGTTGgttggaaaaataaatagtaattatttataagtgggGTCAACCACATTTTGGGCCAAActaggtaaaaaattaacattttcaaattttttttttattctgcttgtttttacggcgcatttatgataaaaatgtcgtgaaagaagaaaataaagatttcaatTGCATTTtagccttcaaaagttggaaaaaattttggctctcattttcttggataaaatttgtattttatcttttttgaagtttttgatatatattttttttttttttttaaggtaaataaaaaaacgaacaattgaaaaaaaaagttgaatatcacaattttctaaaaaatttataaatatttttgaaaatttgttaaaattgtgataatcaactttttttttaaattgttcattttttaagtatttttcaaaaaaaatatatcaataaaatcaaatagaaatttcgttcaaaaaaatgaaaatgtttgtaaatatttaccaaaattttttttagtttaagtaaattttactcaattcaatacaatgaaactcttcaaaattatttttttaattcaagaatttttctcttgattaaagttaattttttttaaagatttaaagcttaaaaactataaaatcaaatagaaatttcgttcaaaaaaataaaaattaaaatggttgaccctacttataaatatttaccgtTTTTTGgtcaattgtaaaaataaatactaatattaattgtttattttatttttcagcgaACGTGGAGAGAAAACTAAGCCAGTAATCATCCACAGAGCAATTCTGGGTTCCGTTGAACGGATGATCGCTATTCTTACTGAAAGTTATGCTGGAAAATGGCCATTCTGGTTATCACCAAGACAAGTTATGGTTGTCCCAGTGGGCCCACAGTTTGATGAGTATGCGAATGAAGTAAAACAGAAGATTTGGGACGCTGGGTTTATGACTGAAGTTGACATTGATCACAGCGACacattgaacaaaaaaattcgtaaCGCTCAAATAGCACAATTCAACTTTATTCTCGGTAAtgaggatttttttaataattttaaatagtaacAGATTGCTTATAGAGgtttaatacaataatttttttttacagttgtTGGAGAAAAAGAACGTGCTGCTGAGACAGTAAATGTCAGAACGAGAGATAATAAAGTACACGGGGAAATATCAGTTCAAGACCTCATcaacaaatttaaaactttcaaaGAAACGAAAGACCGTAACTGCgaagaacatttttaaaatgtttttagatttattatacAGGTTATTTTGCTTACATGCACTAGGgtataataattcatttatttatgtgatgcatttttaatatttttgaattacatcaagaatatatatgaCATTCAAGAAGAGGTTATTAAGCGAATACTGTTATATGTATGAATAACACTTTTTCATGACTTACtgttggataaaaaataaatcagcttagaaaataatttcactTCTTTTTTGGCATTtacttatgtattttttaatcttatattattgtggatatttgaaaaaaaatataaataaataaacactaCTAGTGATTAAGGATACAAATCTAATTTGCCTGTTTTCCGTATTCATTTGATGattagatttaattttctcTATCAATATCGTATAAAATCGATAAATAAGATctcaaaaatgtttattttttatgaaaatttatttttcagatatttaatcatttttgtaacaaataaattatggcaaaaaaaattgatatggataaatttaaaaaaattgaaaatacaatttttgctaaataatttttttgaaaaaatttgtttttaaaaaaaaagtggaaaatggttaagtgactgctaacttcattatttaatgtcattattttttgcattaattatgataatgatataacttttaaattacgAATAACAGTAGTAATATTTActggaaatttaaattgtgcACTAAGCACGCGCGCTTTTATTCTAACCAATAAGAATTAAggatccattttttttttcgattagtATCGAGAATATCGATACTAAACTAACTTCACTTTAGTCATCAATTTTGTATCATCCACTCTTATGGCTCTCTTAAGTTGGCGAGgggtaattgattttttatcaatttttttggctAATTCAATTGTTCTTTAACTGTTCTTCAATGTTtgatcaaaaatttgttttgttcgtttttagttttttttttttttttaattttcaaaaattgattctcAAGTTAGCActtaatattgatttttttttttataatttagatgaaaaatatgaaaatatatcatgtaagcaaactattcgtaacgttgattggtcaaatatatatatatatatatatatatatatatacatatatatatatatatatatatcataagcatgaaaatatatgcaaacttGGTAGTCAAGCGCGCGcatgcgcgcgcaaatttgaattctagtaggattttagaaaaaaaaaaagaaaaattacgaATATGTAAGTACGTGGCGCGAGATACAATTATGTACAGAATTACACTGAATTAGGagacacttgacaatttttttttttaaataaattagaaaattatttttaaaaaaattgtatttgtaatttcttaaaatttaaaataattaaatttttttagtaacattttcttactataattaatttgtaaaaaaaaaataaaaattatcagatgtctctcaattttcataaaaaataaataataataacaaagttCGGACGTATTCGGAGCGTGCTGAGTTTGCGCACTCAATCTTCAAGTATTGATCAGCACCGTTCGTGGATTCTCGGCGCTAGTAGTCGGCTTACTTTCCAGCAGTCATTTTGTGGTTGTACATAGTGTAATACAAACTGCCGTCAAGACGTTCCTCAAAAACTCGAGAACGCTTGGGCGAGCCAAAATGACGGCGGTTGCAACGATACCGTCAGCCCACTCCATTATCCAGGTGGTTAATGAagctaatttaaataaaatcgagAGGTTcgtaattttacattttttacaataaccATAAATATTCGccattaatatatattaatatatatcatCAACTACTCCACAGCTTTCTCAACGATACAGCGTACAGGGAAGCCATTGAAAATTCATCAACGTACAACAGTAGATTATGCAGAGAACGAAGACTCCGTATGCCTTTTCTTGACTCTCAAACAggtaatttaagaaattatgaaaattaagttagccgacatttaaaaatttttagaatttttttttattgaaaaaattattacaaaaaaattttaaaaaaatatcacttgtaaataacttgaaaaactgtaagtgaaattttttaaaaatatttttttgttttaatttaattattaaaaaaaaaatcaaataattaaaaacgtcggcaaactttagtatcattaaaaaattcatttttttttttaataattgaaatcaaTCTTACCTGGGTGgtatagtaataaaataggCTTGGTGGTACTTAATGTCACGTAATTAGTTATTGTCATCTAGGATGATGGGAATTTCGCCATAGATGGAGTTAAAAACTTATGAGTCTGCAAATTAAGTTCgtagactttaaaaaatttttagaattttttttataaaaaaaattattacaaaaaaatttcacttgtcaaaaatttgagtaacaatttttaaaaaatattttttagttctaatttaataaatatataaaaaattaaaaacgtcgaaTTTTGGTTTCTTTtccatgaaaattaagttagctgacatctaaaaaattttgtaattttttttattgaaaaaattattttaaaaaaaaatttcacatgtagaaaatttgaaaaattatacgtgctttttttgaaagtattttaattgttaaaaacatctaaaaattatttaatgttggctaatttcagtatcattctTTTTcaatagattaatttttataaaaaaattattttatcaatatttcttgagtagtaatttatttttaaaaggaagaaaataatttactaattaatttgtaCTCATAGGAGTCGCACAGAACCATTCGGCTCTGTTTATGTGTTCACGAGAACGTATGCCAGGTTTATTACACGGGCAAATTTATACATATCCTAGTAAAAGATGGAGAAAAAAACGACGTCAGTACCTGATGCATTATTTACATCCCAAACGGGGAGTCAGAGGTGACATAGATGACGGGGTCGAGGGAGCCGATGGAATAATAGCGGGTATGAATGATGATTCCAAAGAATCTGCTGCTCTTAAAGGTAACTAgtaactaattataattaattcactaataatttattacaattatacaaatatgaatttattgaaaaacaatagtaataataataataataataataataataaatagtaataataataataataataataaaataataagtaaaaattaaaatttaaagaatttaataaataaaaatttaatgtaaaatttaaaaattagtctaacatcaatttggatcggggatAATGGCTTTGAAATGTAGAACtctttatttagtaaaaacaccgatcttcggaaaaaatagtaaataataataatgtattcCAATAGACGAGCACAGTAAAGACGGGTGGTATTATGACGAGCAAGACATGCTGGACATGGATGCCTTTGAGGAACCAGATCCAGACAGCGATTACGACTACGAGGAAAGTTACAGCAGCAAGAGGAAACGAAGAAGACATCGAGGGAGTGGACACCATCCTGCAAGAAGTCATCCACCTGCCACCGACAGCCCTGGGACCAAAAGAACAAAAGTAAGAATATGaatacttaatattttttataataagttAAAGTACTCAATAGTTGAACAGGTTTCTAAGTAAAACGTATTTGACCCtactatttttaaagaaacgTTCTTAGCAATTTACAACAATATGTTACATTTTCATGTGTAAAAtgtttagtaataattttatacaataaatagcatctgtaaagaaaatatagatttaaaaaatttaagaagttaaaaaaaaatttttttttaatacttaaagatgtaattattagttaaaattagtaattttcatgaaaatataaacaattttgaattgattgaagcgcaaaataacaaagaaaattaaatatttatattttgacaacgtttttaaaatagaCTATGAACTATCAGAAgaattataacatattattgatt
Coding sequences within it:
- the LOC123260213 gene encoding threonine--tRNA ligase 1, cytoplasmic isoform X1; translation: MYTYVYFHWRLVETSCTRDRNIKTLPTHSSTLQYTVSCDILTQAFFCQNYKKQAVKKLIMTDVIAGVENLDIKGEKARMKAKKEKAAEKSNLSELNPWPSYIQDRIKLWDELKAKYEAELASKPVEDITVTLPDGKQVTAQSWRTTPYDIAKGISQGLADNTVIAKVNNELWDLDRPLERDCKLELLKFDSPDGQQVFWHSSAHILGEAMERVYGGCLCYGPPIENGFYYDMHLGEKGISNLDFPFLESLYKNIVKEKQPFERLEMTKEDLLKMFEYNEFKVRILKEKVQTPKTTVYRCGPLIDLCRGPHIRHTGKVKAIKVTKNSSTYWEGNANAETLQRVYGISFPDPKQMKEWEKFQEEAAKRDHRKIGKEQELFFFHELSPGSCFFQPRGAHIYNTLAEFIRSEYKKRGFQEVVTPNIYNSKLWQTSGHWEHYSDNMFSFEVEKETFALKPMNCPGHCMIFDVRNRSWRELPLRMADFGVLHRNELSGALTGLTRVRRFQQDDAHIFCTHEQIRDEVLGALEFLKCVYTVFGFTFNLCLSTRPEKYLGDIKVWEQAEKALSDSLDTFGEPWTINPQDGAFYGPKIDITIMDALKRPHQCATIQLDFQLPIRFDLSYVNERGEKTKPVIIHRAILGSVERMIAILTESYAGKWPFWLSPRQVMVVPVGPQFDEYANEVKQKIWDAGFMTEVDIDHSDTLNKKIRNAQIAQFNFILVVGEKERAAETVNVRTRDNKVHGEISVQDLINKFKTFKETKDRNCEEHF
- the LOC123260213 gene encoding threonine--tRNA ligase 1, cytoplasmic isoform X2 codes for the protein MYTYVYFHWRLVETSCTRDRNIKTLPTHSSTLQYTARMKAKKEKAAEKSNLSELNPWPSYIQDRIKLWDELKAKYEAELASKPVEDITVTLPDGKQVTAQSWRTTPYDIAKGISQGLADNTVIAKVNNELWDLDRPLERDCKLELLKFDSPDGQQVFWHSSAHILGEAMERVYGGCLCYGPPIENGFYYDMHLGEKGISNLDFPFLESLYKNIVKEKQPFERLEMTKEDLLKMFEYNEFKVRILKEKVQTPKTTVYRCGPLIDLCRGPHIRHTGKVKAIKVTKNSSTYWEGNANAETLQRVYGISFPDPKQMKEWEKFQEEAAKRDHRKIGKEQELFFFHELSPGSCFFQPRGAHIYNTLAEFIRSEYKKRGFQEVVTPNIYNSKLWQTSGHWEHYSDNMFSFEVEKETFALKPMNCPGHCMIFDVRNRSWRELPLRMADFGVLHRNELSGALTGLTRVRRFQQDDAHIFCTHEQIRDEVLGALEFLKCVYTVFGFTFNLCLSTRPEKYLGDIKVWEQAEKALSDSLDTFGEPWTINPQDGAFYGPKIDITIMDALKRPHQCATIQLDFQLPIRFDLSYVNERGEKTKPVIIHRAILGSVERMIAILTESYAGKWPFWLSPRQVMVVPVGPQFDEYANEVKQKIWDAGFMTEVDIDHSDTLNKKIRNAQIAQFNFILVVGEKERAAETVNVRTRDNKVHGEISVQDLINKFKTFKETKDRNCEEHF
- the LOC123260213 gene encoding threonine--tRNA ligase 1, cytoplasmic isoform X3, whose translation is MLSILRYRGFIQRGVKYSNYWARMKAKKEKAAEKSNLSELNPWPSYIQDRIKLWDELKAKYEAELASKPVEDITVTLPDGKQVTAQSWRTTPYDIAKGISQGLADNTVIAKVNNELWDLDRPLERDCKLELLKFDSPDGQQVFWHSSAHILGEAMERVYGGCLCYGPPIENGFYYDMHLGEKGISNLDFPFLESLYKNIVKEKQPFERLEMTKEDLLKMFEYNEFKVRILKEKVQTPKTTVYRCGPLIDLCRGPHIRHTGKVKAIKVTKNSSTYWEGNANAETLQRVYGISFPDPKQMKEWEKFQEEAAKRDHRKIGKEQELFFFHELSPGSCFFQPRGAHIYNTLAEFIRSEYKKRGFQEVVTPNIYNSKLWQTSGHWEHYSDNMFSFEVEKETFALKPMNCPGHCMIFDVRNRSWRELPLRMADFGVLHRNELSGALTGLTRVRRFQQDDAHIFCTHEQIRDEVLGALEFLKCVYTVFGFTFNLCLSTRPEKYLGDIKVWEQAEKALSDSLDTFGEPWTINPQDGAFYGPKIDITIMDALKRPHQCATIQLDFQLPIRFDLSYVNERGEKTKPVIIHRAILGSVERMIAILTESYAGKWPFWLSPRQVMVVPVGPQFDEYANEVKQKIWDAGFMTEVDIDHSDTLNKKIRNAQIAQFNFILVVGEKERAAETVNVRTRDNKVHGEISVQDLINKFKTFKETKDRNCEEHF